The sequence below is a genomic window from Anopheles cruzii chromosome 3, idAnoCruzAS_RS32_06, whole genome shotgun sequence.
TATTTGCGAGAACAgatgaagaaaacataaatttaaagtaCAGTTAATTAGACCCACTAGCGAATGTTGACATTCGCACACACCAATGTGGAACGAAACACTTGAAATGCAATTTATCAGCGATACGTCCATAATATTTGAGTCCCGTGCTAATTGAACGGAAACAATATGGCTTCCTTCCTGTGCGTGCTGAACGAACTGTAAAGTACAATGACACGATACGcatgaaacaaaatggctgctACGCACCTCCTCTTGGAATGGGACGAAAATTTGCTTTTTATTAGTCTTACGAGAACTTGagccggtttgtttgtgtagTGTTTTGTTCCCTTGTGTAGCCTATGATTGCCGCTGCTTGAAACCATAGACAAATTTACACCACAATTAAGTagaatttaaagaaaaacgaacAGAACAACTTACTAGAGACAATCATCGTTAaattttttcgttttgattcGNNNNNNNNNNNNNNNNNNNNNNNNNNNNNNNNNNNNNNNNNNNNNNNNNNNNNNNNNNNNNNNNNNNNNNNNNNNNNNNNNNNNNNNNNNNNNNNNNNNNGCCAACATTGCTACTTACGTTACTGTACAGATCGCCATCGTTCACCACAAAGCCTACGTCCATCGAGTTTTCTGTACTGGAAAAGTCCTGCTTGTAAAATACACGACACGCATAGAACGGCATGAGAGGAGCCCGCACCCACACGCTCATAAACGTGTCAATAAACTGATCCTCACTCTAAGGATGGATAAATCAAAAATTAATCACCGAGCTTCTTCAGTCGAGAGACGAGACCGCATACCTCAAACGAGACCGCTAACGAGGCATCGGTGGTCATCGTTTTGGCAGTCAAATTGCCTTTGTAGCTGTGATCCTCCAGTTCGAGCGAACCGTTCAGAAACACCTTCTGCAGGTTTTTCATCGGTGTCATCAGGTCCACCAGTGCCTGGTGCTTGTGTACTTCGGCCTCGTCCAGATGATACTTGTAGTTGACGTGGAAGCCTGTCTTGACCCACTCGGTGCGGTTATTGAACTTGACGTTCATGCCAACCGTAACGTCCGTCGCACTGTACGCGTACTTGAGCACAAAGTCCGAGGTGATTTCCTGCGCCACCGGGAAAGGAGTCTTCAACCGTAGGCTGTTCTGTATGTTTAGTAGATCCTTTAGGAAGAAGCGATCGCGTACATCGATCGAACCCTGAGGAAGCTTGATTTTCCCTATGGCACGATACTCCGAACGGAACTGCGTCAGCTCTAGCGTACCCTCGATCGTCGGAAAGACAATCGTGTACAGCTCAATGTCGCCGATGAAGTTTAGCAAGCTCTGCTCATCTTCTTCCTCATCCTCGTAgtcttcgtcgtcttcatcTTTGGCCTCGACGCTCCACGGGTCTTCCTCCACCATCGAAGACGCCGTCTGCGACAGTAACTGCCGTATGAGCTTTGGTTTGGGCTTCGAAACCGCTTTCAGGCCCAATCGATAGTCGGAAAACTTGCCCGAAAACTCGACATCTACATACTCGGGCCGCTCGCTGTTGATTACCAGCTTCAGGATCAGCGCACTTTCTTCAAACTTCGGCAGCGGTGTGAAAACCCGGTACGAGTACTCAAAGTCCTTCAGATGCATCTTTCGCCACACACCCGTGCACCCGAGCACGATACTGTTCATTCCGACCCGAAAGTCGATGTTATCCAGCTGCAACTTGGCACGCAGAATCACCTTCTCCAGGTCCTTCAGCGGCGTGGCCAGGTGGAACTTGATGTCAAAGTTTTGCGAGGACACCACCGCATACAGTACCTCGACGCCAAGCGCACTCTTGGGCGTTATAACTTCCGCCACCAGATGACGATCCTTTTCGCTAATACCGAAACGGCCATTAATGTTGCGATAGTTGACATTCGACGAAGTCACATTCGCCGTCAGCATACAGTCGACCAGGTTGCGGACGTGGCCCTCGACGACGGTTTCGTACTTTTCCTCACCCAGCTGTAGATCGGCGGCTCCCGTGATGGCTCGACTCTCGCTCAGCGAGACCTTTGCCACGAGCGCTCCCGTTTGGTAGCCCTCGAACGGACTGATCATCTTCAGTGAGCCGCTCACGTTGCGGTGCCGTTTGTCCGTATCGTACTGCCAGTtcgagcgaacggaaaacacCTGTGGGGGTTCGTCCGTCACGGTGTGGTTGAACGTGCAGATGGTTTCGAACCGTTTCTGTCCGTATTTGTGCTTCAGGTGGAGCATTACCGTCGGCACGTGCTGGATGGAGCTGTGCAGCTTCGTCTCCAGCTCGCAATTGACATCCGTTTCGTTAGACCTGTAGTAACCCATCAGCTCTAGGCCGAGGTTCTGATCCTCGGCCCAGTACGCGGACAGGTTGGTCCGGAGTAAATTGTTCTTAAAGTAAAACCCTCCGTTCAGTGCATTATGACGCCAGCCGTGGAACGGTGTGTTGAATTGGAACAGGAGCCACATGTTGCGTAGTATATCATCGTCCGTCCCTGCGTCCAGTCGAAGCTCGATCGCTTCCGTGGTGTTCCACGAGATGCGCGCATTGGCGAGATAGCGCGGATCGATCATTTTCAAATCGAACGTTCCGCTGAACGTACGGTTGGGATAGGACAGCAAAAACAGTCCATCGTATGTGCGATCTGTCGGGCTATTGAGTTCCCCGGAAATAACTACCCGTTGGGTGGGGTCCCGGTTGGCGTCCCATTTGAACTCGATTCCTACTTCGCGCTTCAGCGAAGTAGAATAACCACGCAGAGCAACACTGATATCTCGTATTCTGgaggggaaaagaaaacgggacTCCTTAGCGATCTACAGAATTGTCGTGTCGTCCCCGGACCTACTTGTCAATGTGCAACTCTAAGTCTAGTTGTTTGATAGGTGCCGACTTCATCAACGCCGAGAACCAGTACGATCCTTCGTTCCAGCGCAACTCCGCGTAGCTGCTGGTCCCATTTTCGGGCTGCTGTTTGTGGTGCAAAATGATCGCGTATGGACGCTTATCGTACATCGCCTTGAGGTCCAGTCGATTGTCGTGCTCATCGTGAATGTACTTCAAATCTCCCAGCACCTCCCGGAACGTTGGGCCCGTCTGGGCGACCAGTTTCGCATGGTGATAGCTTTTTACGAGCGAACTACGATCCTTGTACCATCCGCTAATGTTCAGGGCGTGTGCCGAAAACCAGACACCTTTAAAATCGAACTGTAAATAAGCCAAAATATGAACAGTATCAAGGGAGCGTAATTCACAAACGGTACACTAACAAACATACACTGTGTTCCTTGAGAGCCTTTTCCTTCACCCGCAGATTGATCGTGAATGGATGGAACCCTGGAACAGTTAAGTTGAACGCCCCGTCGAACCAGAAAAACTGAATACGCGGAACGAAAAACGACACTACCCCAATCACCTCCTGTTTCGGGGCGTAGCGCACCAACAACCTAACACTGTGTTCCATTCCCTTCTTTGACAGATTTTCGTGGctaaaaaaagaaagggatCGTCTATTGGTACCGTCCAGGTTTGCTTGTCCGTTCGGCGCCACTTACATAATGGATGCCTTCAAATCAGTCCGTGAACGTGGTCGTGTCACTTCGAACGACAAACTAGTACGCTCGCGGAACAGATCGTTCGCCGGCGGCAGGCTCTGCGAGTCGATCACGTGGATCCCGCGCAACGGATTGTCGTGCGCGAATATGATTTTGAGCGTCGTCGTATAGGCAGCATTCTTCAGGTCCGGTGCGTTGTTGTGCAGCAGCCGGAAATCACAGCGGCCGGTCCCTTCAAGATAGGTCGCATTAATGGCCACATCGAAATGAGGATAGGCGCTCGAGCGGAGGTCAAAGTTGACGTTGTAGGTCGACACATCTTTTTTGACGGCCTCAGCCATCGCGTTAACTACCAAGTATTCCAGTTTACTCGCTGAAAACTATTGTAAATTACCAAAGGAATAGTTATTATCAAGATCTCGGGAATTGCCACACGCTTAATGTCTCACCCTGTACTCCATGGAATTGTGTATCATGTAGGTTGCGTTGTACGAGATCGAAACGTAACCGATCGCTTTCGCCCGCAGTCGCTTCGTCTCGAACACTACCGTGTAGTCCCACTGGGTGATGTTGTTCTTCTCGGTTTGCCGCACTTGGCCGCCCATTCCTGCGATGCGTTCGTTGTTCACGGACAGATAGAACGTCGGGTGGTAGATGCGACCGTTGCGTGCGATCGTCTTGTTGTACCCCATCTCCAGCGCCAGGTACTTCCGATCGTTCACGTTCAATGACATCTCCAACCGTTTCTGGTCCTGATTGCTGACGTACATCCCGATCGCCTTGTGCGAGATGTTCCCGTTCACGAACGACATGGTGGCCGTTTGGCGGTGTGCTTCCAATGTGACGTTCGCTCGGAAAATGCGCGGAACCTGAGAGAAAGGCGTCTCGAACGTGACGGTTCCGATCGATTGGTTGTGCTGTCCGTCCCAGGTGTACTTCAGCAGGAACACCTTCGCTGTCAGGTCGGCCTTCTCCAGGCTGACGTCAAAACTAACCGGGCCACTAAGGATCAAACTGGGCACCTCCAGCTCGCTAGTGCTGCTCACGTCTGGTAGGCTGTAGTTGGCACACAGCTTCAATCCGATCGCTTGGTCGATAAATGGCCAGGTGCACGTCGAATTGCTGTATCGCCGTTCGATACCGGCCTGCCGTATCTCGCGTCCTCCTTCCGCCAGCACGAATATCTCCGACCGAACGCTCAGTATTTCGTTGCGATCCTGTGGCAAGCTAACCTGCAGCACAGCTAAATCGTTGCCACGCACCTTCAACTTGGCTTCCCAAGCCGAGCTGGAGTAGAGGTTAGATTTCACCTTTATCGCCGTCACAGCGTACATAAAGTCACACTTCATCGTGGCCGTCATATCGACCGTTATACTCGGTTTGATTTTACCCTCCAGATCGACCAGTCGGCGCCAAAAGTCGAATGCCCGTGCCATGCCGGTCATGCGCAGATCGACGGACGAAGCACCGATGATGCTCAGCCCCAGTGGTAATCCAGAGCTCAAGGGAACATCGTAGGAAGTATCCAGAAATACCCCCGACTTCGTGTACGCCACTTCCTTTCCCGAGAAGAGTTCCTTCAGTAGCTTCCACTTGATCTCACGCTGCAGCACCTCCATTCCCTCCGTTAGGTACAGCATCTCGTTGCCGAAAATTTTCACGCCAATCGTAAGCTGCGGTCTGCTGAAGTTGCTCTTCAACCGGTAGCCAAGCTTTTCGGCTTCGTCCTGAATCTCGCGCGCGATGATCATCGGCTGCCGTTCTGCATCACGTTTCCGTCgatcatcaccatcggcaCCGTCCACCTCGTCACTCCACTGCTGCTCGTCTTCGAACAGCTCCAAAAGGCGCGCCGGAACATATGCGCGCAGCACCTTCAGCGCTTTCATTAACTTTTCGTTCACCATCTTGGCACTCAGAGAGCCCTTGGGGCCAAAAATTTCCTGAACCGAATCTTCCAGCCCTTCGGTGCGCAGGTTAAGCTCGAGAAAGTTGATTGACTCGCCGAAAAGATCGGTCGTCAGATTTAGGCGGATCGTGCGGGGCAGGTATGAAGTCGTGCCAAAGATCACGTTGCTGTCGACCGTCAGGCCAAAGTTGTACTCGTCGAAGAACAGCGTCTGCTCGTAGTTGCGTGAGAACTTGCGAATATCGAGACGGAACTTTTTACCCAAGTCGTTCTCGGCCAACAAACCCTGCGCCTCGACGCGCACCGGCGACGCACTCTTGGCAAGGTTGCTCAGGTGAGACCACACGAACGAGCCGGCCTGATTAACTTCCTCTGTCCTCAGCACGTGCTTGATCAGCTTCACGGACAGATAGTCCGGACAGCGCATCGCCTGCAAGTACGCCGCAATGCGCACCTCGACGTCCATCTCGAACGTGGAGTACACCTTGAGGAAGTAGTCCTTTGTGCGAAGACAATCGTGGCGCCGGAATACGTTGACAGCTTCGACTCGCACCTCCGGCGGATATTCATCGTTTTCAATAACGCGTCGCAGCGCGTAGTTGAACTCCTTATCCACCACTCCCATATTGCTGAGCGATTTCAGCAGCACAACCACCGTGTCCCTCCTTCCCCGATCCTCTCCAAGATCGTTGatcagctccagcagctccttTTCGAGCGTCCGAACGATCGCTTGGACGGTCTCCGTTTCCTCGCACTCGTACTCGATCTGGCAGAACGTGTTGACGACGGTTGTGGCCGCCAGGAAGTACGACTTGTCACCGATCGCTTTGCCATGCTCGATCAGTTCCAGCATCGACTCGAGCACTTCCTCGTTCGGCCGCTTCAGGTGTGCAAACGAAGTCATCCATTTGCGCGCCAATGCCGACGATACCTCGCGCTTCACGATCTGATCCTTCATGAGCGTCACCGAGGCCGGACTGCCGATGTAGGGTAGACTTTCCAGAATGTGATTACGTCCATTCTCGCAGATACTTCCCGAACGGAAGAGCAGCTGGTGCAACGCGTTCATCGACAGTGTACGCGCGGCACTCAGGAAGCTTAGAAACACGTCCGGAAAGTCTCGCTTGATGTTGGGAAACCCGAAAGCGCAAAGATGCTTCAACAGGTCGCGCGATGCCTTGATCTCATCGTGGCTTTCTCTCAGCGATGGTGTGTGATCGTACAACAGCGATGATCGTCGCTGAATGTCAATTTCCTCCTTCGGTTCGTCCTGCGTGTACGTTTCTTCGTCGAACAGCGTAAgcctggtggtggtttccGTTACGGCCCCGGCTAACCCATTCGAGAACGGTACCATTTGGTGACGCTCGTAACAGATGACGCTCTTGTAGACGAAATCGTCCACCGAGATCTAGTGTGACACAATGGTTCTCTGTACAGTCTGCGGATCAGGAAGTTTAGGGCTACACAAAACGCTACTTACATCACAATAGCTGGAAGAATTCAGGATCGGCCAAGCAACGTAATTCTATCGAAACAGGATGAAGAAGAAGTGCGATTGAAAGACGGCTCCCCTCACTGGCTGTTTGGTGAAGCTCTAATCCTTACCGGTCGGAAGTCGTACGGAACGGTCTGGATGAAGGAGGTGGTTTTGTATCGTCGCTTGCACGAAGCGATGTCCTTCACTTTGTGAAACAACAGCTGCGTCCCATTGCGACCGCTCGTTTTGTACGCCACATCGCATATTCCCGACACATCCGTTTCCACGGTCGGAAAGTCAATGTCGAACCGTGGCATGGTGTTCTGCAGCGTCGACAGGATGCCACGCTTGAGATTGAGCGTCCACACAGGCTCATCGTCCTCGTGGCAAATTTCACTAATGGTACCATCATAGTACGCAAACCTGAGATCGAACCGCATTAGCTCGTCGGCAATCGTTTCACTCTTCGGATGTACGTCGTTCGTGTCGCTCAAATCTGGCGCGTTGTAATCAGCGTAGTCCTGATCGGCGGATTCCGTCGGCTGTACCGCGCGCTCGCGCAATTCGATTGACGAAAGCTTCAGAATGCCCTGACAGGGTGCGTGAAAGTCGAGGATTACCACGGCCGAAACGTGCATCTCCGACGTGTTGTCACCGCTTCCGGACAGCGCCGTCTTCACGATCATCGAGTACTCGTACTTGTACAGACTGCCCACGTGGTACCGGAACTTTGTGTTCGCCTCGGGGCACGCGGGCCGGCCACATATCCGAGGATCTTTAAGTGGATCTACGCCACAAGAGGGAAAATGACACAAGTGAATCCCAACTCAGCGTATACAGTAAAAAACGATCCACCAGAGTCTCACAAGAATGGCAAGTATTTCATTAAGAAAAGAAGTAGCTGAATTAAAAGAGGCCAGTAGTTATATTAAAAGAGGCCATAAGCTGTAATGCTGTGGAATATGCACCCAAACATCACTGTGGACTCCGTCGAACAATCGATTTATTCCGTTTTCAAAAGCTATGCTCTATGACCAAATACAAGTGTTTTTAAAGACAAACTTCTACATCTTTCAATCTTCAATAAGCTGCAAGAATTTATTTTCGTAGATGAATTTACATTAAACAGCGATACATCAACTTAAGGTGCaatatttaaattacatttgAGAGTGATAATTCCAATATCAACTAGTGTTTAAGGCTGTACAAAATTAATTACTGTTTGCAGCCGATTCTTGGCATGGAAAATATACGAATTAAAGAACGCTTTACTACTTACTTCTTTTATAAGCATTCGTTGGCAACGCCAGCAGGTGCAGCACCACTATCGCACAAATCAATCTTTTCCCCGTCTTCATCGTTGCATTTGGTTctagtttacaatatttattagaataaattttatttaaccaCCGTATGCCCGTTCACGTTAACTGCTTCATATTACAGactaaaaaaccttttttcaaacgcacaaaacaacaaaccattCCACTAAAACACCGGAGCATCTGCCATCACAATGGGTGTCTTCATTCCACAACAATTATCGAAGCACTTTTTGGAGGATATTTCGCACAACACAAAATTGTTGCTACATATACCTAGAACTCAACGTCATCCCGAAAGGATCGTCATCACATCACATCGTCGCGCCAATAATCGCGGGTAGTGGCGCCCGTCTCTCGTAACTACTGGCACTCCTTTATCGCCAAGATTCCAGCACAGGGTCTACAGTTCGAGATGCCGTTACAAAACAGGACACGCTATCAGTTTCAGCcacgttacacacacacacacacaacatagAGCCTGAAGCGTAATCAATGGACTTCCAAGTGATCTTTGAAAGAGACACCGTAAACTTGAACTTTGCCTGCAACGTCAATAACCAGCGGTTGTTGACTTATTTCCATACCGTTCACTCTTTATCTCCCTTTCGGTTGtctcgttttcttcttctttcagCCATGCACCCTTCTTCTTCGTTCACTACCGTCACTGATAACGGTGAGGATCATTTCCCCttcggaccggaaccgggatgCCACTCATCGGTTTCTAACGTTGATCTGTGTTTCTAACGTTGATCGTGAACATCTTATTTTCTACTTTAAGCCATTGAAATTGTACAATAACCCATAATAAAACACCTTCCTGTACTTTCACGGTAAAGCATACGTGGTCAAGGATCATTTAAAACGATCGCCTTACGCACGTTTCTTCATTTCACATTATTACGCAACCAATGGCTGGTTTTTTTAAAAAAGACACCATCATATTGTCACATAACCACCGAAAAAGCACTGCAGTAAATTCCACTGAACGGAAACTGAAAACCCAAAAGGAACTTACAGTCAGTGTGGCAGCGCTCCACCATTACACCAGGACACACACTGCGGATTGCAAAGGAACAAACCGAACCGTACCGAACGAAGAAACAGACTGGCAAAATGGAGAGGTCTTTCACTTCAATTCTCTGCGTTCAGCGCAGTGCACAGTCGCCGATAATGATGGGATGATGCGCCCTCGTTATCAGTGGTCCAATGTCAAAGGTCTTGCACGATCATCAACGTCGTGCCGCCGCCCGGAGAGGAAACCTTATGATCAACAGGCCTGTTACACTGTAGCACCCCGGAGCAGGttcctgcgtgtgtgtgtggaacccCCAGGAGATACCGGCAAAGAACGCGTCCAACACACTTGGAAACGGATTCTCTGATTCGATGCTGTTTGCGGAGATTAACGCAGGCCTTTCGGAAGGGTCCAGAACGGTCAAGCCAGATCAGCATCACGCATTATCAGCAACAGACACAGAAATAGCTTTACGGAGCGACCAAAGGAAGAGCCAATCTGGCAGCGATTATGTGTGGACGACGCGGTTGAGAAGATGTCTCAATTAAtcatattgttttttttttgtttaaacaTTCGGCCTACATTTGGCCGAATCTTTTGTTGATGAAAATTCGTCGAACAAACAGCCTATTGAACTCAATAAAATGTCGTATACGTAAACGAAAGAGAAGTCATGAATTTACCAATTTCTTTCTGTAACTCGCACCGAAGCCAAAGCAAAGAGAACCTGCTGCGCTCTTTCGATCGTCATGAATGAAATCTtactttgttttttatttccttttttcgacctgaaaccCGCAAATATCAAAATCGGTACTTCTCACACACCATTTGCAATTTGTTAAAAATTGAATTGTACAAATGTAATCGCTATTCGTTCGAAGACGACCGGTCACCGAAGGTCTGTACACAGTGTTTTGTATGGTAATAATTTTCTTGTGGTATCGTTTGCGTGCAACCGTTCGATTTGAAGGAACTAAGAAAGAATCTGCGTGGTGCGACAGAATAATGGAGGTTCTTGTACCTAGTGAATGGTTCAATCAAGTAAAATTGTTTAAACGACAACTTTAAGACGTTAGAAAAAGGGTTTTTGCCTTTGAGATGGATGGATGTGTTCCTGCGTTTGCcctggcgcacacacagatCCGTTATCTAACGGCCAGACCACATTCTTCTATGGTGATGATATTGCTTTGATGTTTCCTCTAATATGGAAGAGGCGTTAATGACAAATGACTGCTCAACTCGCTGCGTATGAGTCCGTGCTTAACTACTAAGCTGGTG
It includes:
- the LOC128270729 gene encoding apolipophorins, whose product is MKTGKRLICAIVVLHLLALPTNAYKRNPLKDPRICGRPACPEANTKFRYHVGSLYKYEYSMIVKTALSGSGDNTSEMHVSAVVILDFHAPCQGILKLSSIELRERAVQPTESADQDYADYNAPDLSDTNDVHPKSETIADELMRFDLRFAYYDGTISEICHEDDEPVWTLNLKRGILSTLQNTMPRFDIDFPTVETDVSGICDVAYKTSGRNGTQLLFHKVKDIASCKRRYKTTSFIQTVPYDFRPNYVAWPILNSSSYCDISVDDFVYKSVICYERHQMVPFSNGLAGAVTETTTRLTLFDEETYTQDEPKEEIDIQRRSSLLYDHTPSLRESHDEIKASRDLLKHLCAFGFPNIKRDFPDVFLSFLSAARTLSMNALHQLLFRSGSICENGRNHILESLPYIGSPASVTLMKDQIVKREVSSALARKWMTSFAHLKRPNEEVLESMLELIEHGKAIGDKSYFLAATTVVNTFCQIEYECEETETVQAIVRTLEKELLELINDLGEDRGRRDTVVVLLKSLSNMGVVDKEFNYALRRVIENDEYPPEVRVEAVNVFRRHDCLRTKDYFLKVYSTFEMDVEVRIAAYLQAMRCPDYLSVKLIKHVLRTEEVNQAGSFVWSHLSNLAKSASPVRVEAQGLLAENDLGKKFRLDIRKFSRNYEQTLFFDEYNFGLTVDSNVIFGTTSYLPRTIRLNLTTDLFGESINFLELNLRTEGLEDSVQEIFGPKGSLSAKMVNEKLMKALKVLRAYVPARLLELFEDEQQWSDEVDGADGDDRRKRDAERQPMIIAREIQDEAEKLGYRLKSNFSRPQLTIGVKIFGNEMLYLTEGMEVLQREIKWKLLKELFSGKEVAYTKSGVFLDTSYDVPLSSGLPLGLSIIGASSVDLRMTGMARAFDFWRRLVDLEGKIKPSITVDMTATMKCDFMYAVTAIKVKSNLYSSSAWEAKLKVRGNDLAVLQVSLPQDRNEILSVRSEIFVLAEGGREIRQAGIERRYSNSTCTWPFIDQAIGLKLCANYSLPDVSSTSELEVPSLILSGPVSFDVSLEKADLTAKVFLLKYTWDGQHNQSIGTVTFETPFSQVPRIFRANVTLEAHRQTATMSFVNGNISHKAIGMYVSNQDQKRLEMSLNVNDRKYLALEMGYNKTIARNGRIYHPTFYLSVNNERIAGMGGQVRQTEKNNITQWDYTVVFETKRLRAKAIGYVSISYNATYMIHNSMEYRFSASKLEYLVVNAMAEAVKKDVSTYNVNFDLRSSAYPHFDVAINATYLEGTGRCDFRLLHNNAPDLKNAAYTTTLKIIFAHDNPLRGIHVIDSQSLPPANDLFRERTSLSFEVTRPRSRTDLKASIIHENLSKKGMEHSVRLLVRYAPKQEVIGVVSFFVPRIQFFWFDGAFNLTVPGFHPFTINLRVKEKALKEHSFDFKGVWFSAHALNISGWYKDRSSLVKSYHHAKLVAQTGPTFREVLGDLKYIHDEHDNRLDLKAMYDKRPYAIILHHKQQPENGTSSYAELRWNEGSYWFSALMKSAPIKQLDLELHIDKIRDISVALRGYSTSLKREVGIEFKWDANRDPTQRVVISGELNSPTDRTYDGLFLLSYPNRTFSGTFDLKMIDPRYLANARISWNTTEAIELRLDAGTDDDILRNMWLLFQFNTPFHGWRHNALNGGFYFKNNLLRTNLSAYWAEDQNLGLELMGYYRSNETDVNCELETKLHSSIQHVPTVMLHLKHKYGQKRFETICTFNHTVTDEPPQVFSVRSNWQYDTDKRHRNVSGSLKMISPFEGYQTGALVAKVSLSESRAITGAADLQLGEEKYETVVEGHVRNLVDCMLTANVTSSNVNYRNINGRFGISEKDRHLVAEVITPKSALGVEVLYAVVSSQNFDIKFHLATPLKDLEKVILRAKLQLDNIDFRVGMNSIVLGCTGVWRKMHLKDFEYSYRVFTPLPKFEESALILKLVINSERPEYVDVEFSGKFSDYRLGLKAVSKPKPKLIRQLLSQTASSMVEEDPWSVEAKDEDDEDYEDEEEDEQSLLNFIGDIELYTIVFPTIEGTLELTQFRSEYRAIGKIKLPQGSIDVRDRFFLKDLLNIQNSLRLKTPFPVAQEITSDFVLKYAYSATDVTVGMNVKFNNRTEWVKTGFHVNYKYHLDEAEVHKHQALVDLMTPMKNLQKVFLNGSLELEDHSYKGNLTAKTMTTDASLAVSFESEDQFIDTFMSVWVRAPLMPFYACRVFYKQDFSSTENSMDVGFVVNDGDLYSNNV